Proteins from one Escherichia coli genomic window:
- the puuD gene encoding gamma-glutamyl-gamma-aminobutyrate hydrolase, whose protein sequence is MENIMNNPVIGVVMCRNRLKGHATQTLQEKYLNAIIHAGGLPIALPHALAEPSLLEQLLPKLDGIYLPGSPSNVQPHLYGENGDEPDADPGRDLLSMALINAALERRIPIFAICRGLQELVVATGGSLHRKLCEQPELLEHREDPELPVEQQYAPSHEVQVEEGGLLSALLPECSNFWVNSLHGQGAKVVSPRLRVEARSPDGLVEAVSVINHPFALGVQWHPEWNSSEYALSRILFEGFITACQHHIAEKQRL, encoded by the coding sequence ATGGAAAATATAATGAACAATCCGGTTATCGGTGTCGTAATGTGCAGGAACAGGCTTAAGGGTCATGCGACCCAGACTCTGCAAGAAAAGTACCTGAATGCCATCATCCACGCAGGCGGCTTGCCCATTGCGCTGCCACATGCGCTGGCGGAACCGTCATTACTTGAACAACTTTTGCCGAAACTCGATGGTATTTATCTTCCTGGTAGTCCCAGCAATGTGCAGCCGCACCTATATGGTGAAAACGGCGATGAGCCTGACGCCGATCCCGGGCGTGATCTTCTGAGCATGGCGTTAATTAATGCCGCACTCGAAAGGCGCATCCCCATTTTCGCCATCTGCCGGGGTTTACAGGAACTGGTGGTGGCAACCGGTGGTTCGTTGCATCGCAAGCTGTGTGAACAGCCTGAATTGCTGGAACATCGGGAAGATCCCGAACTGCCGGTGGAACAGCAATATGCACCGTCGCATGAAGTTCAGGTTGAAGAGGGGGGATTGCTGTCTGCGTTGTTACCTGAATGTAGCAACTTTTGGGTAAACTCTCTGCATGGACAAGGGGCGAAGGTCGTTAGCCCACGGTTGCGTGTTGAAGCTCGCTCGCCGGATGGCTTAGTTGAGGCGGTTAGCGTCATCAATCATCCTTTTGCGCTGGGCGTACAGTGGCACCCGGAATGGAACAGTAGCGAGTACGCGCTTTCGCGTATATTGTTCGAGGGCTTTATCACCGCTTGTCAGCACCATATCGCTGAAAAACAGCGACTCTGA
- the puuA gene encoding glutamate-putrescine ligase, producing the protein METNIVEVENFVQQSEERRGSAFTQEVKRYLERYPNTQYVDVLLTDLNGCFRGKRIPVSSLKKLEKGCYFPASVFAMDILGNVVEEAGLGQEMGEPDRTCVPVLGSLTPSAADPEFIGQMLLTMVDEDGAPFDVEPRNVLNRLWQQLRQRGLFPVVAVELEFYLLDRQRDAEGYLQPPCAPGTDDRNTQSQVYSVDNLNHFADVLNDIDELAQLQLIPADGAVAEASPGQFEINLYHTDNVLEACDDALALKRLVRLMAEKHKMHATFMAKPYEEHAGSGMHIHISMQNNRGENVLSDAEGEDSPLLKKMLAGMIDLMPSSMALLAPNVNSYRRFQPGMYVPTQASWGHNNRTVALRIPCGDRHNHRVEYRVAGADANPYLVMAAIFAGILHGLDNELPLQEEVEGNGLEQEGLPFPIRQSDALGEFIENDHLRRYLGDRFCHVYHACKNDELLQFERLITETEIEWMLKNA; encoded by the coding sequence ATGGAAACCAATATCGTTGAAGTAGAAAACTTTGTTCAGCAGTCAGAAGAGAGGCGGGGTAGCGCCTTTACGCAGGAAGTGAAACGCTACCTGGAGCGCTACCCAAATACGCAATATGTTGATGTTTTACTTACCGATCTGAATGGTTGTTTTCGTGGGAAACGTATTCCTGTTTCAAGCCTGAAGAAGCTCGAGAAAGGGTGTTATTTCCCGGCCTCGGTGTTTGCAATGGATATTCTGGGCAACGTAGTAGAAGAAGCGGGCCTGGGTCAGGAAATGGGCGAGCCGGATCGTACCTGTGTTCCTGTTCTCGGTTCCTTAACCCCTTCTGCTGCAGATCCTGAGTTTATCGGTCAGATGCTCCTGACCATGGTCGATGAAGATGGCGCTCCCTTTGACGTTGAGCCGCGGAACGTTCTCAACCGCCTGTGGCAGCAGCTACGCCAGCGCGGCTTGTTCCCGGTCGTAGCGGTAGAGCTGGAGTTCTATTTACTGGATCGCCAGCGCGACGCTGAAGGGTATCTGCAACCGCCCTGCGCGCCCGGCACCGATGACCGCAATACACAAAGTCAGGTTTACTCCGTTGATAACCTCAACCACTTCGCCGACGTGCTCAATGATATTGATGAGCTGGCGCAGTTACAGCTGATTCCGGCAGATGGCGCGGTCGCCGAGGCCTCGCCAGGTCAGTTTGAAATCAATCTTTACCATACCGATAACGTGCTGGAAGCTTGCGATGATGCGCTGGCACTAAAACGCCTGGTGCGTCTGATGGCAGAAAAGCATAAGATGCACGCCACTTTTATGGCGAAGCCGTATGAAGAGCACGCGGGCAGCGGGATGCATATCCATATCAGTATGCAAAATAATCGTGGCGAGAACGTGCTTTCTGACGCGGAAGGCGAAGATTCGCCGCTGCTGAAAAAGATGCTCGCCGGGATGATTGACCTGATGCCGTCATCAATGGCGTTGCTGGCACCAAACGTGAACTCGTATCGCCGCTTCCAGCCGGGGATGTATGTACCGACGCAGGCGTCGTGGGGCCATAACAACCGCACCGTCGCCCTGCGTATTCCCTGCGGCGATCGCCATAATCACCGCGTGGAATATCGCGTGGCGGGTGCCGATGCCAACCCGTATTTGGTGATGGCAGCGATTTTTGCCGGTATTTTGCATGGCCTTGATAACGAACTGCCATTACAGGAAGAAGTCGAAGGCAACGGGCTGGAACAGGAAGGCTTACCCTTCCCGATTCGCCAGAGCGATGCCCTGGGTGAGTTTATCGAGAACGATCATCTACGCCGCTATTTAGGTGATCGCTTCTGCCATGTGTATCACGCCTGTAAAAATGATGAGCTGTTGCAGTTTGAGCGCCTCATCACAGAAACAGAAATTGAGTGGATGCTCAAAAACGCGTAA
- a CDS encoding protein YmjE gives MPMIKSPHGEGGCVCAPPATDWTPPPLLPLLNRFDFRSTRPQTLLRRGGSNYGY, from the coding sequence ATGCCGATGATTAAATCCCCGCATGGCGAGGGAGGCTGCGTATGCGCCCCTCCTGCGACTGACTGGACTCCGCCCCCTTTGCTTCCCTTGCTAAACAGGTTTGATTTCAGGTCGACACGACCGCAAACCTTATTACGCAGGGGAGGCAGCAATTATGGCTATTAA
- the puuP gene encoding putrescine/proton symporter PuuP encodes MAINSPLNIAAQPGKTRLRKSLKLWQVVMMGLAYLTPMTVFDTFGIVSGISDGHVPASYLLALAGVLFTAISYGKLVRQFPEAGSAYTYAQKSINPHVGFMVGWSSLLDYLFLPMINVLLAKIYLSALFPEVPPWVWVVTFVAILTAANLKSVNLVANFNTLFVLVQISIMVVFIFLVVQGLHKGEGVGTVWSLQPFISENAHLIPIITGATIVCFSFLGFDAVTTLSEETPDAARVIPKAIFLTAVYGGVIFIAASFFMQLFFPDISRFKDPDAALPEIALYVGGKLFQSIFLCTTFVNTLASGLASHASVSRLLYVMGRDNVFPERVFGYVHPKWRTPALNVIMVGIVALSALFFDLVTATALINFGALVAFTFVNLSVFNHFWRRKGMNKSWKDHFHYLLMPLVGALTVGVLWVNLESTSLTLGLVWASLGGAYLWYLIRRYRKVPLYDGDRTPVSET; translated from the coding sequence ATGGCTATTAATTCACCACTGAATATTGCTGCGCAACCCGGCAAAACCCGTCTGCGAAAATCACTGAAATTGTGGCAGGTGGTGATGATGGGTCTGGCCTATCTCACGCCGATGACTGTGTTCGATACCTTTGGCATTGTTTCCGGCATTAGCGACGGTCACGTTCCGGCGTCCTATTTGCTGGCACTGGCGGGTGTGCTGTTTACCGCGATCAGCTACGGCAAACTGGTTCGCCAGTTTCCGGAGGCCGGTTCGGCCTATACCTACGCGCAAAAGTCGATTAACCCGCACGTCGGATTTATGGTCGGCTGGTCATCGCTGCTGGATTATCTCTTTTTGCCGATGATCAACGTTTTGTTGGCGAAAATCTATCTCTCCGCCCTCTTCCCGGAAGTGCCGCCGTGGGTGTGGGTGGTAACCTTCGTCGCCATTTTAACCGCCGCGAATCTGAAGAGCGTCAACCTGGTCGCTAACTTCAATACCTTGTTTGTACTGGTGCAAATCTCCATCATGGTGGTGTTTATCTTCCTGGTGGTTCAGGGACTACATAAAGGAGAAGGCGTTGGCACCGTCTGGTCACTTCAGCCGTTTATCAGCGAGAACGCGCACCTGATCCCGATTATTACCGGGGCGACGATTGTCTGTTTCTCGTTCCTCGGTTTTGATGCGGTGACCACGCTTTCAGAAGAGACGCCGGACGCCGCACGCGTGATCCCGAAAGCCATCTTCCTGACGGCGGTGTACGGCGGCGTTATCTTTATCGCCGCGTCGTTCTTTATGCAGCTGTTCTTCCCGGATATCAGCCGCTTTAAAGATCCGGACGCCGCACTGCCGGAAATCGCACTGTACGTTGGCGGCAAGTTGTTCCAGTCGATTTTCCTCTGCACGACGTTTGTGAACACGTTAGCGTCTGGCCTGGCGTCACATGCCAGCGTGTCGCGTCTGCTGTATGTGATGGGGCGCGACAATGTGTTTCCGGAACGCGTGTTTGGCTATGTGCACCCGAAATGGCGGACTCCGGCACTGAATGTCATTATGGTCGGGATTGTCGCGTTGTCAGCGCTGTTCTTTGATTTAGTCACCGCGACAGCATTGATTAACTTCGGTGCTCTGGTGGCGTTTACCTTCGTTAACCTGTCGGTGTTTAATCATTTCTGGCGGCGTAAAGGAATGAATAAAAGCTGGAAGGATCACTTCCACTATTTGCTGATGCCGCTGGTTGGCGCGCTGACGGTGGGTGTGCTGTGGGTTAACCTCGAGTCAACGTCACTGACACTCGGTCTGGTATGGGCTTCATTAGGCGGCGCATATTTGTGGTATCTGATCCGCCGCTATCGCAAAGTGCCGTTGTATGATGGTGACAGAACGCCGGTGAGCGAAACGTAA
- the ymjA gene encoding YmjA family protein yields MNHDIPLKYFDIADEYATECAEPVADAERTPLAHYFQLLLTRLMNNEEISEEAQHEMAAEAGINPVRIDEIAEFLNQWGNE; encoded by the coding sequence ATGAACCACGATATCCCGCTAAAATATTTTGATATTGCCGATGAGTACGCGACCGAATGCGCAGAGCCTGTCGCAGACGCTGAACGCACACCGCTGGCCCACTACTTCCAGTTACTGCTCACCCGTTTGATGAACAATGAAGAGATCAGCGAAGAAGCCCAACATGAAATGGCTGCTGAAGCGGGGATTAATCCCGTACGCATTGATGAGATCGCAGAGTTTTTGAATCAATGGGGTAATGAGTAA
- the sapA gene encoding ABC transporter substrate-binding protein SapA — MRQVLSSLLVIAGLVSGQAIAAPESPPHADIRDSGFVYCVSGQVNTFNPSKASSGLIVDTLAAQFYDRLLDVDPYTYRLMPELAESWEVLDNGATYRFHLRRDVPFQKTDWFTPTRKMNADDVVFTFQRIFDRNNPWHNVNGSNFPYFDSLQFADNVKSVRKLDNHTVEFRLAQPDASFLWHLATHYASVMSAEYAQKLEKEDRQEQLDRQPVGTGPYQLSEYRAGQFIRLQRHDDFWRGKPLMPQVVVDLGSGGTGRLSKLLTGECDVLAWPAASQLSILRDDPRLRLTLRPGMNVAYLAFNTAKPPLNNPAVRHALALAINNQRLMQSIYYGTAETAASILPRASWAYDNEAKITEYNPAKSREQLKALGLENLTLKLWVPTRSQAWNPSPLKTAELIQADMAQVGVKVVIVPVEGRFQEARLMDMSHDLTLSGWATDSNDPDSFFRPLLSCAAIHSQTNLAHWCDPKFDSVLRKALSSQQLAARIEAYDEAQSILAQELPILPLASSLRLQAYRYDIKGLVLSPFGNASFAGVYREKQDEVKKP; from the coding sequence ATGCGCCAGGTATTATCGTCTCTTTTGGTGATTGCTGGACTTGTGAGTGGTCAGGCAATCGCCGCGCCTGAATCCCCCCCGCATGCTGATATCCGCGACAGCGGTTTTGTCTATTGCGTCAGCGGGCAAGTCAACACCTTTAACCCATCCAAAGCGAGCAGTGGGTTAATTGTCGATACCCTTGCCGCCCAGTTTTATGATCGACTCCTGGATGTCGATCCCTATACCTATCGCCTGATGCCGGAACTTGCCGAAAGCTGGGAAGTGCTCGACAACGGCGCGACCTATCGCTTCCACCTGCGTCGCGATGTTCCGTTTCAAAAAACCGACTGGTTTACTCCCACTCGTAAAATGAATGCCGACGATGTGGTGTTTACCTTCCAGCGAATTTTTGACCGTAACAACCCGTGGCATAACGTCAACGGCAGCAACTTTCCCTACTTCGACAGCCTGCAATTTGCCGATAACGTTAAAAGCGTCCGCAAACTGGATAATCATACCGTTGAGTTCCGACTCGCCCAGCCAGATGCTTCTTTTTTGTGGCACCTGGCGACCCATTATGCTTCGGTCATGTCGGCAGAATATGCCCAGAAGTTAGAGAAAGAAGATCGCCAGGAACAACTCGACCGTCAGCCGGTCGGCACTGGACCGTATCAGTTATCGGAATACCGCGCCGGGCAATTTATTCGCCTACAACGTCATGATGACTTCTGGCGCGGCAAACCGTTAATGCCGCAGGTGGTGGTGGATTTAGGCTCCGGCGGCACCGGACGTCTTTCGAAACTTCTGACAGGTGAATGCGACGTTCTGGCCTGGCCTGCTGCCAGTCAGCTATCCATTTTGCGTGACGACCCACGCTTGCGTTTAACGCTGCGCCCGGGGATGAATGTCGCCTATCTGGCATTTAACACTGCTAAACCGCCGCTAAATAATCCCGCTGTCCGCCATGCGCTGGCACTGGCGATCAATAACCAGCGTCTGATGCAATCCATCTATTATGGTACGGCTGAAACGGCAGCCTCTATTTTACCGCGCGCCTCGTGGGCCTATGACAACGAGGCTAAAATTACTGAATACAATCCGGCGAAATCGCGCGAACAGTTGAAGGCGTTGGGGCTGGAAAACTTAACGCTGAAACTGTGGGTGCCAACACGTTCGCAGGCGTGGAACCCCAGTCCACTGAAAACCGCCGAACTGATTCAGGCGGATATGGCGCAGGTTGGCGTAAAAGTGGTGATTGTGCCGGTAGAAGGTCGTTTTCAGGAGGCGCGGTTGATGGATATGAGCCATGATCTGACGTTATCCGGTTGGGCGACAGACAGTAACGATCCGGACAGTTTCTTTCGTCCGCTACTGAGCTGCGCAGCAATACATTCCCAGACCAACCTCGCACACTGGTGCGATCCGAAATTCGACAGCGTGTTGCGTAAGGCGCTCTCCTCGCAGCAGCTAGCGGCGCGTATTGAAGCCTATGACGAAGCGCAAAGTATTCTGGCGCAGGAATTGCCCATTTTGCCGCTGGCGTCGTCATTGCGCTTGCAAGCCTACCGTTACGATATCAAAGGGCTGGTTCTTAGCCCGTTTGGTAACGCCTCCTTTGCTGGTGTGTATCGCGAGAAACAGGATGAGGTGAAAAAACCATGA
- the sapB gene encoding putrescine export ABC transporter permease SapB, with amino-acid sequence MIIFTLRRILLLIVTLFLLTFVGFSLSYFTPHAPLQGASLWNAWVFWFNGLIHWDFGVSSINGQPIAEQLKEVFPATMELCILAFGFALIVGIPVGMIAGITRHKWQDNLINAIALLGFSIPVFWLALLLTLFCSLTLGWLPVSGRFDLLYEVKPITGFALIDAWLSDSPWRDEMIISAIRHMVLPVITLSVAPTTEVIRLMRISTIEVYDQNYVKAAATRGLSRFTILRRHVLHNALPPVIPRLGLQFSTMLTLAMITEMVFSWPGLGRWLINAIRQQDYAAISAGVMVCGSLVIIVNVISDILGAMANPLKHKEWYALR; translated from the coding sequence ATGATTATCTTCACCTTACGCCGCATTTTGTTATTGATTGTCACCTTGTTCCTGCTGACGTTCGTTGGCTTTAGCTTGAGCTATTTCACCCCACATGCGCCGTTACAAGGCGCTTCACTGTGGAATGCCTGGGTGTTCTGGTTTAACGGCCTGATCCATTGGGATTTTGGTGTTTCCAGCATTAACGGTCAGCCGATTGCCGAACAGTTAAAAGAAGTCTTTCCGGCAACAATGGAGTTGTGCATCCTCGCTTTCGGATTTGCGTTGATTGTCGGGATCCCCGTGGGGATGATTGCCGGGATTACGCGCCATAAGTGGCAGGATAACTTGATCAACGCCATCGCCTTACTGGGTTTTTCCATCCCGGTGTTCTGGCTGGCGCTTCTGTTGACGCTGTTTTGTTCACTCACGCTAGGTTGGTTGCCCGTTTCAGGGCGTTTCGATCTGCTCTACGAAGTGAAACCGATTACCGGTTTTGCGTTGATTGATGCCTGGCTTTCGGACTCACCGTGGCGGGATGAAATGATCATTAGCGCAATCCGTCATATGGTATTGCCCGTGATCACCCTGTCGGTTGCGCCAACAACTGAAGTGATCCGACTAATGCGTATCAGCACTATCGAAGTGTATGACCAGAATTATGTAAAAGCGGCGGCGACCCGCGGTTTGTCACGCTTTACTATTTTGCGTCGCCACGTTCTGCATAACGCGTTACCTCCGGTTATTCCTCGCCTGGGCTTACAGTTTTCCACCATGCTGACGCTGGCAATGATCACCGAAATGGTCTTTAGCTGGCCGGGTTTAGGGCGCTGGTTAATTAACGCCATCCGCCAGCAAGATTACGCGGCCATTTCCGCCGGAGTGATGGTGTGTGGCTCACTGGTCATTATTGTTAACGTGATTTCTGATATTTTGGGTGCCATGGCTAACCCTCTGAAACATAAGGAATGGTATGCCTTACGATAG
- the sapC gene encoding peptide ABC transporter permease SapC: MPYDSVYSEKRPPGTLRTAWRKFYSDASAMVGLYGCAGLAVLCIFGGWFAPYGIDQQFLGYQLLPPSWSRYGEVSFFLGTDDLGRDVLSRLLSGAAPTVGGAFVVTLAATICGLVLGTFAGSTHGLRSAVLNHILDTLLAIPSLLLAIIVVAFAGPSLSHAMFAVWLALLPRMVRSIYSMVHDELEKEYVIAARLDGASTLNILWFAVMPNITAGLVTEITRALSMAILDIAALGFLDLGAQLPSPEWGAMLGDALELIYVAPWTVMLPGAAIMISVLLVNLLGDGVRRAIIAGVE; this comes from the coding sequence ATGCCTTACGATAGCGTATACAGCGAAAAGCGCCCGCCGGGCACGCTGCGTACCGCCTGGCGCAAATTTTATAGTGATGCCTCTGCGATGGTCGGTCTGTACGGCTGCGCGGGACTGGCTGTACTGTGTATTTTTGGCGGCTGGTTTGCGCCTTACGGAATCGATCAGCAATTTCTCGGCTATCAATTATTGCCGCCTTCATGGTCACGCTATGGCGAAGTTTCTTTCTTCCTGGGGACTGACGACCTCGGACGCGATGTTTTAAGTCGTTTACTGAGTGGAGCTGCACCAACCGTGGGGGGGGCATTTGTGGTGACGCTTGCCGCGACGATCTGTGGCCTGGTACTTGGCACCTTTGCCGGGTCGACGCACGGTCTACGCTCAGCGGTGCTTAACCATATTCTGGATACCTTACTGGCGATCCCTTCCCTACTGCTGGCAATTATCGTTGTAGCGTTTGCCGGACCGAGTTTGTCGCACGCCATGTTTGCCGTCTGGCTGGCGCTGCTGCCTCGTATGGTACGTTCGATTTACAGCATGGTGCATGACGAACTGGAAAAAGAGTACGTTATCGCCGCCCGTCTGGATGGCGCATCAACGCTGAATATTCTCTGGTTTGCTGTGATGCCAAACATCACCGCCGGGCTGGTCACCGAGATCACCCGCGCACTGTCGATGGCAATTCTCGATATCGCCGCGCTGGGCTTTCTCGATCTCGGCGCACAACTCCCCTCGCCTGAATGGGGAGCGATGCTCGGTGATGCGCTGGAACTGATTTATGTCGCCCCGTGGACTGTCATGCTGCCAGGTGCGGCAATTATGATTAGCGTGCTGTTGGTTAACCTCCTTGGCGACGGTGTTCGTCGTGCAATTATTGCGGGGGTGGAATAA
- the sapD gene encoding peptide ABC transporter ATP-binding protein SapD codes for MPLLDIRNLTIEFKTGDEWVKAVDRVSMTLTEGEIRGLVGESGSGKSLIAKAICGVNKDNWRVTADRMRFDDIDLLRLSARERRKLVGHNVSMIFQEPQSCLDPSERVGRQLMQNIPAWTYKGRWWQRFGWRKRRAIELLHRVGIKDHKDAMRSFPYELTEGECQKVMIAIALANQPRLLIADEPTNSMEPTTQAQIFRLLTRLNQNSNTTILLISHDLQMLSQWADKINVLYCGQTVETAPSKELVTMPHHPYTQALIRAIPDFGSAMPHKSRLNTLPGAIPLLEQLPIGCRLGPRCPYAQRECIVTPRLMGAKNHLYACHFPLNMEKE; via the coding sequence ATGCCATTACTCGATATTCGTAACCTGACCATTGAATTTAAAACCGGTGATGAGTGGGTTAAAGCCGTCGACCGCGTAAGTATGACCTTAACCGAAGGTGAAATCCGCGGTCTTGTTGGCGAATCCGGTTCCGGCAAAAGTTTGATTGCAAAAGCAATTTGTGGGGTGAATAAAGATAACTGGCGTGTTACTGCTGACCGTATGCGTTTTGATGATATCGATTTGCTGCGTCTCTCCGCACGCGAACGGCGCAAGCTGGTTGGTCACAACGTGTCGATGATTTTCCAGGAACCGCAGTCGTGTCTTGACCCTTCAGAACGTGTGGGTCGCCAGTTGATGCAAAACATCCCAGCCTGGACCTATAAAGGCCGTTGGTGGCAGCGTTTTGGCTGGCGCAAACGCCGTGCCATTGAACTGCTGCACCGCGTGGGGATTAAAGATCATAAAGATGCGATGCGCAGTTTTCCCTATGAGTTGACCGAAGGTGAATGTCAGAAAGTGATGATAGCCATTGCACTGGCGAATCAACCGCGTCTGCTGATTGCTGACGAACCGACAAACTCAATGGAGCCAACAACCCAGGCGCAAATCTTTCGCCTGCTGACGCGTCTCAACCAAAACAGCAATACCACTATTTTGCTTATCAGCCATGACTTACAAATGCTTAGCCAATGGGCGGATAAAATTAACGTGCTTTACTGCGGTCAAACGGTGGAAACCGCGCCAAGTAAGGAGTTGGTGACAATGCCACATCATCCTTATACCCAGGCGCTGATCCGCGCGATACCAGACTTCGGCAGCGCGATGCCGCATAAAAGTCGCCTCAATACGCTGCCCGGCGCTATCCCACTGCTGGAACAGTTACCGATTGGGTGTCGGCTGGGGCCGCGTTGCCCGTATGCACAACGAGAATGCATTGTGACGCCACGTTTGATGGGGGCGAAAAATCATCTCTATGCCTGTCATTTCCCACTGAACATGGAGAAAGAATGA
- the sapF gene encoding peptide ABC transporter ATP-binding protein SapF — protein MIETLLEVRNLSKTFRYRTGWFRRQTVEAVKPLSFTLREGQTLAIIGENGSGKSTLAKMLAGMIEPTSGELLIDDHPLHFGDYSFRSQRIRMIFQDPSTSLNPRQRISQILDFPLRLNTDLEPEQRRKQIIETMRMVGLLPDHVSYYPHMLAPGQKQRLGLARALILRPKVIIADEALASLDMSMRSQLINLMLELQEKQGISYIYVTQHIGMMKHISDQVLVMHQGEVVERGSTADVLASPLHDLTKRLIAGHFGEALTADAWRKDR, from the coding sequence ATGATCGAAACGCTACTTGAAGTGCGTAATTTAAGTAAAACGTTCCGCTACCGGACCGGCTGGTTTCGTCGTCAGACCGTAGAAGCGGTAAAACCTTTGAGCTTTACGCTACGTGAAGGCCAGACACTGGCGATTATTGGTGAGAATGGGTCGGGTAAATCCACACTGGCGAAAATGCTGGCGGGAATGATAGAACCGACCAGCGGCGAGTTATTGATTGACGATCATCCGCTGCATTTTGGCGATTATTCCTTCCGTAGTCAGCGTATTCGCATGATTTTTCAGGATCCTTCGACCTCGTTGAATCCCCGTCAACGTATCTCGCAGATTCTTGATTTTCCACTGCGTCTGAACACCGATCTGGAACCTGAACAGCGTCGCAAACAGATTATTGAAACGATGCGGATGGTTGGGCTGCTACCGGATCACGTCAGTTACTATCCGCATATGTTGGCGCCCGGACAAAAACAACGTCTGGGTCTGGCACGCGCGCTGATATTGCGTCCAAAAGTGATTATTGCCGATGAAGCCCTCGCCTCACTGGATATGTCGATGCGTTCGCAGTTGATTAATCTGATGCTGGAATTACAGGAAAAACAGGGCATTTCGTATATTTATGTCACCCAGCATATTGGGATGATGAAGCACATTAGCGACCAGGTACTGGTGATGCATCAGGGCGAGGTTGTCGAGCGAGGTAGTACTGCGGATGTGCTCGCCTCTCCGCTGCACGACCTCACTAAACGACTGATTGCCGGTCATTTTGGCGAGGCATTGACGGCGGATGCGTGGCGTAAGGACCGTTAA
- a CDS encoding DUF559 domain-containing protein produces the protein MDKIKANARDLRRNLTPQERKFWRYLRSRRFADFKFRRQHPVGNYILDFACCSARLAVELDGGQHDSAIAYDTRRTRWLESQGWTVLRFWNNEIDHNEEAVLGEILQELSRRSPSPQPSP, from the coding sequence ATGGATAAAATAAAAGCAAATGCCCGCGATTTAAGACGCAACCTCACCCCGCAGGAGCGAAAGTTCTGGCGATATCTTCGCAGCCGACGTTTTGCTGATTTCAAATTTCGCCGTCAACATCCGGTGGGGAATTACATTCTCGATTTTGCCTGTTGCTCTGCACGTTTAGCGGTAGAGCTTGATGGTGGGCAACATGATTCAGCTATCGCGTATGATACCAGGCGCACGCGCTGGCTTGAGTCCCAGGGCTGGACCGTGCTACGTTTCTGGAATAACGAGATCGATCATAATGAAGAGGCGGTTCTGGGGGAGATTCTGCAGGAACTGAGCCGCCGGTCACCCTCACCCCAACCCTCTCCCTGA